The following are from one region of the Stigmatella ashevillena genome:
- a CDS encoding MSCRAMM family protein, with amino-acid sequence MAPSCRCPSLLALVVLALLGLPRDGLTQGVEAEGWERASLRLRYGVAHRDGQQAAPSPGFRYSGMTPNDMAAWATVYGWAWLGGWAGVQREGFSLLRESARVSEGSLWRASGGVVTRLGLGPVRAELSAGYGFAQLPLFSGAIPGAPAFQYGSRHAVLVGGRLRFPLLFRLQAELRGEYPLVLSAKDGEGAEAGSRGFEVGAALRVPLVRARRWSGALALDYQYVQDRLSASRARSEQTLQRLGAALEFSWFDAEASAAGAPVPPPPSWGELALKVVDAQTGEPLAGPQVTLVVAGEAREPQMADPEGQMLERALEPGEVVARVQAEGYQLAEGHVTVGAGERATLEIRASRLAPQVGRLQISVTDKRDGTPVPGAVLLVGERELRGGASGQVRLEDVTPGPVSVRVSAPGFQPMEEAALIVAGQEAVLPIQLVPTRRVGYATIAGRVRSTGGRSLVAWLVIPTTKVRSRTNAQGSFSLKVRPGTYRIIISAKGHLKQTKSVTVRDGEQAIFNVDLFPKSRTR; translated from the coding sequence GTGGAGGCGGAGGGCTGGGAGCGGGCGTCGCTGCGCTTGCGGTACGGGGTGGCGCATCGGGACGGGCAGCAAGCCGCTCCCAGTCCTGGATTCCGCTACTCGGGTATGACGCCCAACGACATGGCGGCCTGGGCCACCGTATATGGGTGGGCGTGGCTGGGCGGGTGGGCGGGGGTTCAGCGCGAGGGCTTCTCGCTGTTGCGTGAATCGGCGCGCGTCTCCGAGGGAAGCCTGTGGCGTGCGTCGGGAGGCGTTGTGACGCGGCTGGGGCTCGGGCCCGTCCGGGCGGAGCTGAGCGCCGGGTATGGCTTTGCCCAGCTCCCCCTCTTCTCGGGCGCGATTCCAGGGGCTCCCGCGTTCCAGTATGGGAGCCGTCATGCCGTGCTCGTGGGCGGTCGGCTGCGCTTTCCCCTCCTCTTCCGCCTTCAGGCAGAGCTCCGGGGAGAGTATCCGCTGGTCCTCTCCGCGAAGGACGGGGAGGGCGCGGAGGCGGGCTCGCGGGGCTTCGAGGTGGGGGCCGCGCTCCGGGTGCCCCTGGTGCGGGCCCGCCGCTGGTCGGGGGCGCTGGCCCTGGATTATCAGTACGTCCAAGACCGGCTGTCGGCTTCCCGGGCCCGCTCGGAGCAGACGCTCCAGAGGCTCGGCGCGGCGCTGGAGTTCTCCTGGTTCGATGCCGAGGCGTCCGCGGCGGGTGCTCCGGTTCCGCCGCCGCCTTCCTGGGGGGAGCTGGCGCTGAAGGTGGTGGATGCGCAGACGGGCGAGCCGCTGGCGGGGCCCCAGGTGACGCTCGTGGTGGCGGGCGAAGCGCGGGAACCCCAGATGGCGGACCCGGAGGGCCAGATGCTGGAGCGAGCGCTCGAGCCGGGAGAGGTGGTGGCCCGGGTTCAGGCCGAGGGGTATCAGCTGGCCGAGGGGCACGTCACGGTGGGCGCGGGGGAGCGCGCCACCCTGGAGATCCGCGCGAGCAGGCTCGCGCCCCAAGTCGGCCGATTGCAGATCTCCGTGACCGACAAGCGCGATGGCACGCCCGTGCCGGGTGCCGTGCTCTTGGTGGGCGAGCGGGAACTCCGGGGGGGAGCCTCGGGACAGGTGCGGCTGGAGGACGTGACGCCCGGGCCGGTGTCGGTGAGGGTCTCCGCTCCAGGCTTCCAGCCCATGGAAGAGGCGGCGCTCATCGTCGCGGGGCAGGAGGCCGTGCTGCCCATCCAGCTCGTTCCCACGCGGCGCGTGGGCTATGCCACCATCGCGGGGAGGGTGCGCAGCACTGGGGGACGCTCCCTGGTCGCCTGGCTCGTCATCCCCACGACGAAAGTGCGCTCCCGGACCAATGCCCAGGGATCCTTCTCCCTGAAGGTGCGGCCGGGGACCTATCGCATCATTATTTCCGCCAAAGGCCACCTCAAACAGACCAAGTCCGTCACCGTGCGGGATGGTGAGCAGGCCATCTTCAACGTGGATCTCTTTCCAAAGTCGAGGACCCGGTGA